A window of Thermosynechococcus sp. NK55a contains these coding sequences:
- a CDS encoding glycosyltransferase family 2 protein translates to MNNQPKLLDPLSIAPTRPKPRLSIGMPVYNGAKFIRDALNSLLGQSFTDFELIISDNASTDETEAICREYAAKDSRIRYIRQTHNMGAAANFKYVLDQAVAEYFMWATADDVWDRDWIAALLPIAVENSCLAFGSIRTIDEVGNLISHPASNGTFTYSGSKLLRRLKYALEPNFLGKANPIYGIFPKKVISDDAMNILSSGLYAADTHFLYYILGKCNIKSTKEVFLYKRIHNLCSGNQEYSDLDRAVANLRGYGVQSSILERILLVSLLPVAPRLYGMFVQVKRYIAILKTRCF, encoded by the coding sequence GTGAACAATCAGCCAAAATTACTTGATCCCTTAAGCATTGCTCCCACCCGACCAAAACCACGACTAAGCATCGGCATGCCAGTATATAATGGTGCCAAATTTATTCGTGACGCTCTCAATTCATTGTTAGGGCAAAGCTTTACCGATTTTGAACTGATCATCTCAGATAATGCCTCAACGGACGAGACCGAGGCCATCTGCCGAGAATACGCAGCAAAAGACAGCCGGATAAGGTATATCCGCCAAACGCACAACATGGGTGCAGCTGCCAACTTTAAGTATGTTCTAGATCAAGCAGTTGCCGAATACTTCATGTGGGCCACTGCAGACGATGTATGGGATAGGGATTGGATTGCTGCACTCTTGCCTATAGCCGTTGAAAATTCTTGCCTTGCATTCGGCAGTATCCGAACGATAGATGAAGTCGGTAACTTAATTAGCCACCCTGCAAGCAACGGCACTTTCACTTATTCTGGAAGTAAACTATTGCGTCGCCTAAAGTACGCACTAGAGCCTAATTTTTTGGGAAAAGCCAATCCAATCTACGGGATTTTTCCAAAAAAAGTTATAAGCGATGACGCAATGAACATCCTTTCCTCGGGACTCTATGCTGCCGATACGCATTTCTTGTACTATATCCTAGGGAAGTGCAACATTAAGTCAACTAAAGAGGTGTTTCTCTATAAGAGAATTCACAATCTATGTTCTGGCAACCAAGAATATTCAGATCTTGACCGTGCTGTCGCTAACTTGAGAGGTTACGGAGTGCAGAGTAGCATCCTCGAGCGTATTCTTTTGGTGTCTCTTCTGCCAGTTGCTCCACGACTTTACGGTATGTTCGTCCAGGTGAAGCGCTATATTGCTATATTGAAGACGCGATGTTTTTGA
- the rfbF gene encoding glucose-1-phosphate cytidylyltransferase, with protein MKAVILAGGLGTRISEETHLKPKPMIEIGGRPILWHIMKIYAAHGVNDFVICCGYKGYLIKEYFANYFLHMSDVTFDMTHNTMEVHKRQAEPWRVTLVDTGEQTLTGGRLKRVAAYVENEKAFCFTYGDGLADIDLTQEIAFHLRHGKLATVAAVQPPGRYGALQMEGNRVCGFTEKPRGDGGYINGGFFILSPKCLDLIAGDQTSFEGEPLAQLAQMGELVAFVHEGFWQPMDTLRDKNHLEELWNSGKAPWKIWE; from the coding sequence ATGAAAGCTGTTATTCTTGCCGGCGGCTTAGGCACCCGCATCTCCGAGGAAACTCATCTTAAACCAAAGCCGATGATTGAAATTGGCGGTAGGCCCATTCTGTGGCATATCATGAAAATCTACGCCGCCCACGGTGTAAACGATTTTGTAATCTGCTGTGGCTACAAGGGATACCTGATCAAGGAATACTTCGCCAATTATTTCCTTCACATGTCGGACGTCACCTTCGACATGACGCACAACACCATGGAAGTCCACAAGCGCCAGGCCGAACCGTGGCGGGTGACGCTCGTCGATACGGGTGAGCAGACGCTGACCGGCGGTCGCTTGAAACGTGTTGCGGCTTACGTCGAAAATGAAAAAGCGTTTTGCTTTACCTATGGCGATGGCTTGGCTGACATCGACCTGACGCAGGAGATCGCTTTCCATCTGCGGCATGGAAAACTTGCCACAGTGGCGGCGGTCCAGCCACCGGGCCGCTACGGCGCGCTTCAGATGGAGGGGAACAGGGTCTGTGGGTTTACGGAAAAGCCGCGGGGGGACGGCGGCTACATCAATGGAGGCTTTTTCATCCTATCGCCAAAGTGTTTGGACCTCATCGCCGGGGATCAAACCAGTTTTGAAGGTGAACCGCTCGCTCAGCTTGCCCAGATGGGCGAATTGGTGGCATTTGTTCACGAGGGCTTTTGGCAGCCCATGGATACCTTGCGCGACAAAAACCATCTGGAGGAGCTGTGGAATTCGGGCAAGGCGCCTTGGAAGATTTGGGAATGA
- the rfbC gene encoding dTDP-4-dehydrorhamnose 3,5-epimerase gives MNHLTITSTPLAGLAILERHTLGDARGYFERLFCSDELQALLAGRTIVQINHSFTAQAGTVRGLHFQYPPHAEMKFVHCLRGEVFDVAVDLRKGSPTLLQWHAEVLSADNHKTLVIPEGFAHGFQTLTNDCEMLYLHTAPYHPEAEGGLHPLDPRLNVGWPLPVSQLSERDASHPWINDAFEGLVL, from the coding sequence ATGAACCACTTGACCATCACGTCCACGCCCCTGGCAGGGCTTGCGATCCTTGAGCGTCATACCCTTGGGGATGCGCGCGGCTACTTTGAGCGGCTTTTCTGCAGCGATGAGCTGCAAGCCTTGCTGGCCGGCCGAACCATCGTGCAAATCAACCACAGCTTCACAGCCCAGGCAGGGACCGTGCGCGGGCTTCACTTCCAGTATCCCCCCCATGCCGAGATGAAATTTGTGCACTGCCTGCGCGGGGAAGTCTTTGATGTGGCCGTGGACCTTCGGAAAGGCTCGCCCACGCTTCTTCAGTGGCATGCAGAGGTGCTCAGCGCCGATAACCACAAAACCCTCGTGATCCCCGAAGGGTTTGCCCACGGCTTTCAGACCCTGACCAATGATTGTGAAATGCTCTACCTCCATACCGCGCCCTACCATCCCGAGGCTGAAGGCGGTCTTCATCCGCTTGACCCTCGCCTGAATGTCGGCTGGCCGCTACCGGTTTCGCAGCTCTCCGAGCGCGATGCCAGCCACCCATGGATCAATGACGCCTTCGAGGGGCTTGTCCTATGA
- a CDS encoding class I SAM-dependent methyltransferase — MNCRHCNAPLELVLIDLGTQPPSNAYLGAEALRMPERWYPLRVLVCEQCWLVQTEDFAQPQELFSPDYAYFSGYSSSWLAHCARFVGEAVQRFGLGPDSHVVEVAANDGYLLQFVQARGIPCLGIEPTASTAAAARAKGIAIVQDFFGVRLAQLLASEGRQADLMIANNVLAHVPDINDFVAGFTILLKPQGVATFEFPHLLRLLAEVQFDTIYHEHFSYLSLTAVEHIFTRAGLTIFDVEALPTHGGSLRIYAQRADTGKQPISDRVDALLEEERAAGLTQRATYSGFQERAERIKDDFLEFLLTAKREGKRVAAYGAAAKGNTLLNFAGVKPDLLPFVVDKNPAKQGKYLPGSRIPIVSEEKLKETQPDYIVILPWNLREEIMAQLAYVQAWGGQFVIAVPALEVSKGKMT; from the coding sequence ATGAACTGCCGTCACTGTAACGCACCCCTTGAGCTTGTACTCATCGACCTGGGGACGCAGCCCCCATCCAATGCTTATCTTGGCGCCGAAGCCCTGCGCATGCCGGAGCGCTGGTATCCGCTGCGTGTACTCGTCTGCGAGCAATGCTGGCTTGTGCAGACAGAAGACTTTGCGCAACCTCAAGAGCTCTTCAGCCCCGATTACGCCTATTTCAGCGGCTACTCCTCCTCATGGCTTGCCCATTGCGCGCGCTTCGTGGGGGAGGCCGTCCAGCGTTTCGGGCTGGGCCCCGACAGCCATGTGGTGGAAGTGGCCGCCAATGATGGCTACCTGCTCCAGTTCGTTCAGGCGCGGGGCATTCCCTGCCTGGGCATCGAACCCACTGCCAGCACTGCAGCCGCCGCACGGGCCAAGGGCATTGCCATCGTCCAGGATTTCTTCGGCGTCCGGCTGGCGCAGCTGCTCGCCAGTGAGGGCAGACAGGCCGATCTCATGATTGCCAACAATGTGCTGGCCCACGTGCCCGACATCAACGATTTTGTTGCCGGCTTTACCATTTTGCTCAAGCCCCAGGGTGTCGCCACCTTCGAGTTTCCACACCTTCTGCGGCTCTTGGCCGAAGTGCAATTCGACACGATCTATCATGAACATTTCTCCTACCTCTCGCTGACCGCGGTGGAGCATATTTTCACTCGCGCCGGCCTGACGATATTCGATGTCGAAGCCCTGCCCACCCACGGCGGCAGTCTGCGCATCTATGCCCAGCGCGCCGATACAGGTAAACAGCCCATCAGTGACCGTGTCGATGCCCTGCTTGAGGAAGAGCGCGCCGCCGGGCTGACCCAGCGTGCGACCTACAGCGGCTTTCAGGAACGTGCGGAGCGCATCAAGGACGACTTCCTTGAGTTCTTGCTCACCGCCAAACGGGAAGGTAAACGCGTCGCTGCCTATGGCGCGGCGGCCAAGGGCAACACGCTTCTCAACTTTGCTGGCGTCAAGCCCGATCTCCTGCCGTTTGTGGTGGACAAAAACCCGGCCAAACAGGGCAAATATCTCCCGGGAAGCCGCATTCCCATCGTCAGTGAAGAAAAACTCAAGGAAACCCAACCCGACTATATCGTGATCCTGCCCTGGAACTTGCGCGAGGAGATCATGGCGCAGCTGGCTTATGTGCAGGCATGGGGGGGACAATTCGTCATCGCTGTGCCAGCGCTTGAAGTGTCAAAGGGTAAGATGACATGA